One window of the Corvus moneduloides isolate bCorMon1 chromosome 10, bCorMon1.pri, whole genome shotgun sequence genome contains the following:
- the TRPM2 gene encoding transient receptor potential cation channel subfamily M member 2 isoform X2: protein MSTRGRCAKVLPSELNKVCPERGDEPATQPRKMSDFEVVPNLQQSSSSVSKSRRKAHFPTGSNEKENLISWIPENIRKKECTYFVESSQTSDSGRIVCECGYLREQHLDDAAKPPIFLGKEWDPRRHIQEMPTDAFGDIRFTGLGQKTGKYVRVSSDTPPRVIYHLMTQHWGLDAPNLLISVTGGAKNFIMKPRLKNIFRQGLVKVAQTTGAWIITGGSHTGVMKQVGEAVRDFILSCSHKDGDIVTIGIATWGTVYNRDSLVCPMGGFPAEYVLDEENQGSLSCLDSNHSHFILVDDGTHGRYGVEIPLRTRLEKFISEQTKVKGGVAIKIPIVCVVLEGGPGTLDTIYNAITNGTPCVIVEGSGRVADVIAQVANLPVAKITIALIQKKLSILFHDTYELFTESKLVEWTKKIQDIVRSRQLLTIFREGKYGQQDVDVAILQALFKASRNQDHFGRENWDHQLKLAVAWNRVDIARSEIFTDDHDWKPSDLHPVMAAALISNKPEFVKLFLEQGVRLKEFVTWDTLVYLYDNLAPSCLFHSKLQKVLLEEREHTAGSKMPRLQMHHVSQVLRELLGCSTQPLYPKPKHTERPRLSIPVPHIKLNVQGSSLRSLCKRSAGRVTFTMDPVRDLLIWAVVQNCKELAEIIWAQSQDCMAAALACSKILKELAKEEEDTDTTDDMLALAEEYEHKAIGVFTDCYRKDEERAQKLLTRVSEAWGKTTCLQLALEAKNMNFVSHGGVQAFLTKVWWGKLCVDNGLWRVITCMLFFPLLYTNLITFRYSWQQGFPLAGGSCCGIPWAAEPTSLPALSREKRLQPMGCLTRLRAFFTAPIVIFLMNILSYFTFLLLFAYVLMVDFQPMPTWREYLIYFWLFSLVCEETRQLLYDPDGLGVVKMASLYIKDFWNKLDICAILVFIAGLTCRLIPSTLYPGRIILSLAFIIFCLRLMHIFTVSKTLGPKIIIVKRMMKDVFFFLFLLAVWVVSFGVAKQAILIHNEERVEWLFRGVVYHSYLTIFGQIPSYIDGVNFNIDQCSPNGTDPYKPKCPETNADNKKPIFPEWLTVILLCLYLLFTNILLLNLLIAMFNYTFQQVQEHTDQIWKFQRHDLIEEYHGRPPAPPPLILLNHLQLLVRRGLLRRPATHHKLKEKLEKNEEAALLSWEMYLKENYLQHQQCQEKQNTEQMIRDIAQRVDVLAELLDLDRVKRTGVVEQRLGSLEDQVQQSAQALRWMMQALRGNGFSSGEDVPPVGSSKALDTKEIDLEGRPEESQPPYHVLARNLLYPGSHTLRFPVPDEKVPWEVDFPLYDPPAYSADHKDMAVQDPFSLSLESLLKINYNTMDGLIDRQSFHGLYAVQDGLPLNPMGRTGLRGRGRLHCFGPNHALHPVVTRWRRNLDGSIIRKSLKKMLEVLVAQYPLSDVWALPGGSLEPGETLPLKLKWILRREFWPQFQNLLKQGTEVHKGYLDDPRNTDNAWVETVAISVHFDTQNDVEMKRLNSFLQGCDPELCIRWQVLDKRIPLHANHKELLHKVSTLLGAYY, encoded by the exons ATGTCCACGCGTGGCCGGTGCGCCAAGGTGCTCCCCTCCGAACTGAACAAGGTGTGCCCCGAGAGAGGAGATGAGCCTGCCACACAGCCCAGGAAGATGAGCGACTTTGAGGTGGTGCCCaacctgcagcagagcagtagCAGCGTCTCGAAGAGCAGGCGGAAGGCTCATTTCCCCACTGGCAGCAATGAAAAG GAAAATCTCATCTCCTGGATTCCTGAAAACATCCGGAAGAAGGAATGCACCTATTTTGTAGAAAGCTCCCAGACATCAGATTCTGG GAGGATCGTTTGCGAGTGTGGCTATCTCAGGGAACAGCACCTGGACGATGCTGCCAAACCTCCCATCTTCCTGGGGAAGGAATGGGATCCCCGCAGGCACATCCAGGAAATGCCAACGGATGCCTTCGGCGATATCCGCTTCACAGGCCTGGGACAGAAGACAGGGAAG TACGTGCGTGTCTCCTCGGATACCCCTCCACGGGTCATCTACCACCTCATGACACAGCACTGGGGCCTCGACGCACCCAACCTGCTCATCTCAGTCACCGGGGGAGCCAAAAACTTCATCATGAAGCCAAGGCTGAAGAACATCTTCCGGCAAGGGCTAGTCAAGGTGGCCCAGACCACAG GAGCCTGGATCATCACGGGGGGGTCCCACACTGGTGTGATGAAACAGGTGGGAGAGGCAGTGCGAGACTTCATCCTGAGCTGCAGCCACAAGGACGGCGACATCGTCACCATCGGCATTGCCACCTGGGGGACCGTGTACAACCGGGACAGCCTCGTCTGCCCCATG GGGGGCTTTCCTGCTGAGTATGTGCTGGATGAGGAGAACCAAGGCAGCCTGTCATGCCTGGACAGCAACCATTCCCACTTCATCCTGGTGGATGATGGCACCCACGGGAGGTATGGGGTGGAAATCCCCCTGAGGACCAGGCTGGAGAAGTTCATTTCAGAGCAGACGAAGGTGAAAGGAG GCGTGGCTATCAAGATCCCCATCGTGTGTGTGGTGCTGGAAGGAGGCCCTGGGACTCTTGAT ACCATCTACAACGCCATCACCAACGGGACCCCGTGTGTGATTGTGGAAGGGTCCGGCCGTGTGGCCGATGTCATCGCCCAGGTGGCCAATCTGCCCGTGGCCAAGATAACCATCGCCTTGATCCAGAAGAAACTGAGCATCCTCTTCCACGACACCTATGAGCTCTTCACCGAGAGCAAACTGGTGGAGTGGACCAAGAAG ATCCAAGACATAGTGCGGAGCCGGCAGCTCCTGACCATCTTCAGAGAGGGCAAATACGGCCAGCAGGACGTGGATGTGGCCATCCTCCAGGCCCTCTTCAAAG CATCCCGAAACCAGGACCACTTTGGTCGTGAGAACTGGGACCACCAGCTGAAGTTGGCTGTGGCCTGGAACAGGGTGGACATTGCCCGAAGCGAGATCTTCACCGATGACCACGACTGGAAG CCCTCAGATCTCCACCCCGTGATGGCAGCTGCCCTGATTTCCAACAAGCCAGAGTTTGTGAAGCtgttcctggagcagggagtgcGTCTCAAGGAGTTTGTCACCTGGGACACCCTGGTTTACCTCTACGACAACCTGGCCCCGTCCTGCCTGTTCCACAGCAAGCTGcagaaggtgctgctggaggagagagaGCACACAGCCGGCTCCAAAATGCCAAGGCTCCAGATGCACCACGTCTCCCAGGtgctgcgggagctgctgggctgctccacACAGCCGCTGTACCCCAAGCCCAAGCACACGGAGCGGCCCCGGCTCTCCATCCCCGTGCCGCACATCAAGCTGAAC GTGCAGGGGTCAAGTCTCCGGTCCCTCTGCAAGCGCTCTGCTGGCCGAGTCACCTTCACCATGGACCCCGTCCGGGACCTGCTCATCTGGGCCGTGGTCCAGAACTGCAAGGAGCTGGCAGAAATCATCTGGGCCCAG AGCCAGGACTGCATGGCAGCTGCGCTGGCCTGCAGCAAAATCCTGAAGGAGCTggccaaggaggaggaggacacgGACACCACCGATGACATGCTGGCCCTGGCTGAGGAGTACGAGCACAAGGCAATTG GCGTGTTCACAGACTGCTACCGCAAGGATGAAGAGAGAGCCCAGAAGCTTCTCACCCGTGTCTCTGAAGCCTGGGGGAAGACAACCTGTCTGCAGCTGGCGTTGGAGGCCAAGAACATGAATTTTGTGTCCCATGGGGGTGTCCAG GCTTTTCTAACCAAGGTCTGGTGGGGGAAGCTGTGTGTGGACAACGGGCTTTGGCGGGTGATTACGTGCATGCTGTTCTTCCCCCTGCTCTACACCAACCTCATCACCTTCAGGTactcctggcagcagggattTCCTCTGGCTGGGGGAAGCTGCTGCGGCAtcccctgggcagccgagcccacatccctccctgctctcagcagggagaagaggctgCAGCCCATGGGCTGCCTGACACGTCTCCGAGCCTTCTTCACAGCACCCATCGTCATCTTCCTCATGAACATCCTCTCCTACTtcaccttcctcctgctcttcgCATACGTCCTGATGGTTGACTTCCAGCCGATGCCAACCTGGCGGGAATACCTCATCTACTTCTGGCTCTTCTCCCTGGTGTGCGAGGAGACCCGCCAG CTGTTGTATGACCCAGACGGACTCGGGGTAGTGAAAATGGCTTCCCTGTACATCAAGGACTTCTGGAATAAGCTGGACATCTGCGCCATTCTGGTCTTTATCGCCGGGCTGACTTGCAG GCTGATCCCATCAACATTATATCCTGGGCGCATCATACTGTCCCTGGCTTTTATCATTTTCTGCCTGCGCCTGATGCACATTTTCACAGTCAGTAAAACACTGGGGCCCAAGATCATCATTGTGAAGCGGATG ATGAAGGatgtcttcttctttctcttcctgctggcAGTGTGGGTGGTGTCCTTTGGGGTGGCCAAGCAGGCTATCCTGATCCACAACGAGGAACGCGTGGAGTGGCTTTTCCGTGGCGTGGTCTATCACTCCTACCTGACCATCTTTGGGCAGATTCCCTCCTACATCGATG GGGTCAACTTCAACATCGACCAGTGCAGCCCCAATGGGACCGACCCCTACAAGCCCAAGTGTCCAGAGACAAACGCGGACAACAAGAAACCCATCTTCCCAGAATGGCTGACGGTCATCTTGCTGTGCCTGTACCTGCTCTTCACCAACATCCTCCTCCTCAACCTCCTCATCGCCATGTTCAA CTACACCTTCCAGCAGGTGCAGGAGCACACGGACCAGATCTGGAAGTTCCAGCGGCACGACCTGATCGAGGAGTACCACGGCCGCCCACCCGCGCCCCCACCCCTCATCCTGCTCaaccacctgcagctcctggtccGGCGGGGCTTGCTCCGCCGGCCGGCCACACACCACAAGCTCA aggagaagctggagaagaaCGAAGAAGCTGCCCTTCTCTCGTGGGAGATGTACCTGAAGGAGAACtacctgcagcaccagcagtgccaggagaaGCAGAACACGGAGCAGATGATCCGGGACATTGCACAGAG GGTTGATGtactggcagagctgctggactTGGACCGGGTGAAGAGGACAGGGGTAGTGGAGCAAAGACTGGGCTCTCTGGAGGACCAG gTGCAGCAGAGTGCCCAGGCCCTGAGGTGGATGATGCAGGCGCTGAGGGGCAATGGCTTCAGCTCAGGCGAGGATGTGCCGCCCGTGG GCTCCTCCAAAGCCTTGGACACGAAGGAGATTGACCTGGAGGGGAGACCCGAGGAGAGCCAGCCCCCGTACCACGTGCTTGCCCGAAACCTCCTGTACCCTGGGTCTCACACTCTCCGCTTCCCTGTGCCAGATGAGAAGGTGCCCTGGGAG GTGGATTTCCCACTCTACGACCCCCCTGCCTACTCGGCCGACCACAAGGACATGGCTGTGCAGGACCCCTTCAGCCT CTCCTTGGAGTCTCTCCTGAAGATCAACTACAACACCATGGACGGGCTGATCGACCGGCAGAGCTTCCACGGGCTCTACGCCGTGCAGGACGGGCTGCCACT GAACCCCATGGGCAGGACGGGGCTGCGAGGCCGTGGGAGGCTGCACTGCTTTGGGCCCAACCATGCCCTGCACCCTGTTGTGACCCG ctggaggaggaatTTGGATGGGTCCATTATAAGGAAGAGCCTGAAGAAGATGCTGGAAGTCCTGGTGGCCCAATATCCGTTGTCAGAtgtctgggctctgcctggG GGGTCACTGGAGCCAGGTGAGACACTGCCACTGAAGCTCAAGTGGATCCTGCGCCGGGAGTTCTGGCCCCAGTTCCAGAACCTGCTGAAACAAGGCACTGAG GTACACAAGGGGTACCTCGACGACCCACGCAACACAGATAACGCCTGGGTGGAGACGGTCGCCATCAGCGTGCACTTCGACACCCAGAACGACGTGGAGATGAAGCGGCTGAATTCG TT
- the TRPM2 gene encoding transient receptor potential cation channel subfamily M member 2 isoform X3, with the protein MSTRGRCAKVLPSELNKVCPERGDEPATQPRKMSDFEVVPNLQQSSSSVSKSRRKAHFPTGSNEKENLISWIPENIRKKECTYFVESSQTSDSGRIVCECGYLREQHLDDAAKPPIFLGKEWDPRRHIQEMPTDAFGDIRFTGLGQKTGKYVRVSSDTPPRVIYHLMTQHWGLDAPNLLISVTGGAKNFIMKPRLKNIFRQGLVKVAQTTGAWIITGGSHTGVMKQVGEAVRDFILSCSHKDGDIVTIGIATWGTVYNRDSLVCPMGGFPAEYVLDEENQGSLSCLDSNHSHFILVDDGTHGRYGVEIPLRTRLEKFISEQTKVKGGVAIKIPIVCVVLEGGPGTLDTIYNAITNGTPCVIVEGSGRVADVIAQVANLPVAKITIALIQKKLSILFHDTYELFTESKLVEWTKKIQDIVRSRQLLTIFREGKYGQQDVDVAILQALFKASRNQDHFGRENWDHQLKLAVAWNRVDIARSEIFTDDHDWKPSDLHPVMAAALISNKPEFVKLFLEQGVRLKEFVTWDTLVYLYDNLAPSCLFHSKLQKVLLEEREHTAGSKMPRLQMHHVSQVLRELLGCSTQPLYPKPKHTERPRLSIPVPHIKLNVQGSSLRSLCKRSAGRVTFTMDPVRDLLIWAVVQNCKELAEIIWAQSQDCMAAALACSKILKELAKEEEDTDTTDDMLALAEEYEHKAIGVFTDCYRKDEERAQKLLTRVSEAWGKTTCLQLALEAKNMNFVSHGGVQAFLTKVWWGKLCVDNGLWRVITCMLFFPLLYTNLITFSREKRLQPMGCLTRLRAFFTAPIVIFLMNILSYFTFLLLFAYVLMVDFQPMPTWREYLIYFWLFSLVCEETRQLLYDPDGLGVVKMASLYIKDFWNKLDICAILVFIAGLTCRLIPSTLYPGRIILSLAFIIFCLRLMHIFTVSKTLGPKIIIVKRMMKDVFFFLFLLAVWVVSFGVAKQAILIHNEERVEWLFRGVVYHSYLTIFGQIPSYIDGVNFNIDQCSPNGTDPYKPKCPETNADNKKPIFPEWLTVILLCLYLLFTNILLLNLLIAMFNYTFQQVQEHTDQIWKFQRHDLIEEYHGRPPAPPPLILLNHLQLLVRRGLLRRPATHHKLKEKLEKNEEAALLSWEMYLKENYLQHQQCQEKQNTEQMIRDIAQRVDVLAELLDLDRVKRTGVVEQRLGSLEDQVQQSAQALRWMMQALRGNGFSSGEDVPPVGSSKALDTKEIDLEGRPEESQPPYHVLARNLLYPGSHTLRFPVPDEKVPWEVDFPLYDPPAYSADHKDMAVQDPFSLSLESLLKINYNTMDGLIDRQSFHGLYAVQDGLPLNPMGRTGLRGRGRLHCFGPNHALHPVVTRQCDHCWAEGSQVQLQHGRGLSHSWRRNLDGSIIRKSLKKMLEVLVAQYPLSDVWALPGGSLEPGETLPLKLKWILRREFWPQFQNLLKQGTEVHKGYLDDPRNTDNAWVETVAISVHFDTQNDVEMKRLNSFLQGCDPELCIRWQVLDKRIPLHANHKELLHKVSTLLGAYY; encoded by the exons ATGTCCACGCGTGGCCGGTGCGCCAAGGTGCTCCCCTCCGAACTGAACAAGGTGTGCCCCGAGAGAGGAGATGAGCCTGCCACACAGCCCAGGAAGATGAGCGACTTTGAGGTGGTGCCCaacctgcagcagagcagtagCAGCGTCTCGAAGAGCAGGCGGAAGGCTCATTTCCCCACTGGCAGCAATGAAAAG GAAAATCTCATCTCCTGGATTCCTGAAAACATCCGGAAGAAGGAATGCACCTATTTTGTAGAAAGCTCCCAGACATCAGATTCTGG GAGGATCGTTTGCGAGTGTGGCTATCTCAGGGAACAGCACCTGGACGATGCTGCCAAACCTCCCATCTTCCTGGGGAAGGAATGGGATCCCCGCAGGCACATCCAGGAAATGCCAACGGATGCCTTCGGCGATATCCGCTTCACAGGCCTGGGACAGAAGACAGGGAAG TACGTGCGTGTCTCCTCGGATACCCCTCCACGGGTCATCTACCACCTCATGACACAGCACTGGGGCCTCGACGCACCCAACCTGCTCATCTCAGTCACCGGGGGAGCCAAAAACTTCATCATGAAGCCAAGGCTGAAGAACATCTTCCGGCAAGGGCTAGTCAAGGTGGCCCAGACCACAG GAGCCTGGATCATCACGGGGGGGTCCCACACTGGTGTGATGAAACAGGTGGGAGAGGCAGTGCGAGACTTCATCCTGAGCTGCAGCCACAAGGACGGCGACATCGTCACCATCGGCATTGCCACCTGGGGGACCGTGTACAACCGGGACAGCCTCGTCTGCCCCATG GGGGGCTTTCCTGCTGAGTATGTGCTGGATGAGGAGAACCAAGGCAGCCTGTCATGCCTGGACAGCAACCATTCCCACTTCATCCTGGTGGATGATGGCACCCACGGGAGGTATGGGGTGGAAATCCCCCTGAGGACCAGGCTGGAGAAGTTCATTTCAGAGCAGACGAAGGTGAAAGGAG GCGTGGCTATCAAGATCCCCATCGTGTGTGTGGTGCTGGAAGGAGGCCCTGGGACTCTTGAT ACCATCTACAACGCCATCACCAACGGGACCCCGTGTGTGATTGTGGAAGGGTCCGGCCGTGTGGCCGATGTCATCGCCCAGGTGGCCAATCTGCCCGTGGCCAAGATAACCATCGCCTTGATCCAGAAGAAACTGAGCATCCTCTTCCACGACACCTATGAGCTCTTCACCGAGAGCAAACTGGTGGAGTGGACCAAGAAG ATCCAAGACATAGTGCGGAGCCGGCAGCTCCTGACCATCTTCAGAGAGGGCAAATACGGCCAGCAGGACGTGGATGTGGCCATCCTCCAGGCCCTCTTCAAAG CATCCCGAAACCAGGACCACTTTGGTCGTGAGAACTGGGACCACCAGCTGAAGTTGGCTGTGGCCTGGAACAGGGTGGACATTGCCCGAAGCGAGATCTTCACCGATGACCACGACTGGAAG CCCTCAGATCTCCACCCCGTGATGGCAGCTGCCCTGATTTCCAACAAGCCAGAGTTTGTGAAGCtgttcctggagcagggagtgcGTCTCAAGGAGTTTGTCACCTGGGACACCCTGGTTTACCTCTACGACAACCTGGCCCCGTCCTGCCTGTTCCACAGCAAGCTGcagaaggtgctgctggaggagagagaGCACACAGCCGGCTCCAAAATGCCAAGGCTCCAGATGCACCACGTCTCCCAGGtgctgcgggagctgctgggctgctccacACAGCCGCTGTACCCCAAGCCCAAGCACACGGAGCGGCCCCGGCTCTCCATCCCCGTGCCGCACATCAAGCTGAAC GTGCAGGGGTCAAGTCTCCGGTCCCTCTGCAAGCGCTCTGCTGGCCGAGTCACCTTCACCATGGACCCCGTCCGGGACCTGCTCATCTGGGCCGTGGTCCAGAACTGCAAGGAGCTGGCAGAAATCATCTGGGCCCAG AGCCAGGACTGCATGGCAGCTGCGCTGGCCTGCAGCAAAATCCTGAAGGAGCTggccaaggaggaggaggacacgGACACCACCGATGACATGCTGGCCCTGGCTGAGGAGTACGAGCACAAGGCAATTG GCGTGTTCACAGACTGCTACCGCAAGGATGAAGAGAGAGCCCAGAAGCTTCTCACCCGTGTCTCTGAAGCCTGGGGGAAGACAACCTGTCTGCAGCTGGCGTTGGAGGCCAAGAACATGAATTTTGTGTCCCATGGGGGTGTCCAG GCTTTTCTAACCAAGGTCTGGTGGGGGAAGCTGTGTGTGGACAACGGGCTTTGGCGGGTGATTACGTGCATGCTGTTCTTCCCCCTGCTCTACACCAACCTCATCACCTTCAG cagggagaagaggctgCAGCCCATGGGCTGCCTGACACGTCTCCGAGCCTTCTTCACAGCACCCATCGTCATCTTCCTCATGAACATCCTCTCCTACTtcaccttcctcctgctcttcgCATACGTCCTGATGGTTGACTTCCAGCCGATGCCAACCTGGCGGGAATACCTCATCTACTTCTGGCTCTTCTCCCTGGTGTGCGAGGAGACCCGCCAG CTGTTGTATGACCCAGACGGACTCGGGGTAGTGAAAATGGCTTCCCTGTACATCAAGGACTTCTGGAATAAGCTGGACATCTGCGCCATTCTGGTCTTTATCGCCGGGCTGACTTGCAG GCTGATCCCATCAACATTATATCCTGGGCGCATCATACTGTCCCTGGCTTTTATCATTTTCTGCCTGCGCCTGATGCACATTTTCACAGTCAGTAAAACACTGGGGCCCAAGATCATCATTGTGAAGCGGATG ATGAAGGatgtcttcttctttctcttcctgctggcAGTGTGGGTGGTGTCCTTTGGGGTGGCCAAGCAGGCTATCCTGATCCACAACGAGGAACGCGTGGAGTGGCTTTTCCGTGGCGTGGTCTATCACTCCTACCTGACCATCTTTGGGCAGATTCCCTCCTACATCGATG GGGTCAACTTCAACATCGACCAGTGCAGCCCCAATGGGACCGACCCCTACAAGCCCAAGTGTCCAGAGACAAACGCGGACAACAAGAAACCCATCTTCCCAGAATGGCTGACGGTCATCTTGCTGTGCCTGTACCTGCTCTTCACCAACATCCTCCTCCTCAACCTCCTCATCGCCATGTTCAA CTACACCTTCCAGCAGGTGCAGGAGCACACGGACCAGATCTGGAAGTTCCAGCGGCACGACCTGATCGAGGAGTACCACGGCCGCCCACCCGCGCCCCCACCCCTCATCCTGCTCaaccacctgcagctcctggtccGGCGGGGCTTGCTCCGCCGGCCGGCCACACACCACAAGCTCA aggagaagctggagaagaaCGAAGAAGCTGCCCTTCTCTCGTGGGAGATGTACCTGAAGGAGAACtacctgcagcaccagcagtgccaggagaaGCAGAACACGGAGCAGATGATCCGGGACATTGCACAGAG GGTTGATGtactggcagagctgctggactTGGACCGGGTGAAGAGGACAGGGGTAGTGGAGCAAAGACTGGGCTCTCTGGAGGACCAG gTGCAGCAGAGTGCCCAGGCCCTGAGGTGGATGATGCAGGCGCTGAGGGGCAATGGCTTCAGCTCAGGCGAGGATGTGCCGCCCGTGG GCTCCTCCAAAGCCTTGGACACGAAGGAGATTGACCTGGAGGGGAGACCCGAGGAGAGCCAGCCCCCGTACCACGTGCTTGCCCGAAACCTCCTGTACCCTGGGTCTCACACTCTCCGCTTCCCTGTGCCAGATGAGAAGGTGCCCTGGGAG GTGGATTTCCCACTCTACGACCCCCCTGCCTACTCGGCCGACCACAAGGACATGGCTGTGCAGGACCCCTTCAGCCT CTCCTTGGAGTCTCTCCTGAAGATCAACTACAACACCATGGACGGGCTGATCGACCGGCAGAGCTTCCACGGGCTCTACGCCGTGCAGGACGGGCTGCCACT GAACCCCATGGGCAGGACGGGGCTGCGAGGCCGTGGGAGGCTGCACTGCTTTGGGCCCAACCATGCCCTGCACCCTGTTGTGACCCG CCAGTGTGACCactgctgggcagaggggagcCAAGTCCAGCTGCAGCATGGCAGGGGCCTCTCTcacagctggaggaggaatTTGGATGGGTCCATTATAAGGAAGAGCCTGAAGAAGATGCTGGAAGTCCTGGTGGCCCAATATCCGTTGTCAGAtgtctgggctctgcctggG GGGTCACTGGAGCCAGGTGAGACACTGCCACTGAAGCTCAAGTGGATCCTGCGCCGGGAGTTCTGGCCCCAGTTCCAGAACCTGCTGAAACAAGGCACTGAG GTACACAAGGGGTACCTCGACGACCCACGCAACACAGATAACGCCTGGGTGGAGACGGTCGCCATCAGCGTGCACTTCGACACCCAGAACGACGTGGAGATGAAGCGGCTGAATTCG TT